The Porites lutea chromosome 4, jaPorLute2.1, whole genome shotgun sequence genome contains a region encoding:
- the LOC140932840 gene encoding uncharacterized protein yields the protein MAFPCLFPYGKGDFHINRPMTCPTLHNWAEHLLWYQDGRFARHKVWKFVVHNMIMRKRALEQSRFFVDQQLGDPHITVADLQERLARGDTFTDKLLYFGANLRGKAQYWHQRRRELRALVEFMVNEKHGLPSFFMTGSCAEFYFPPLRRLLEEYILQTKGEEFAKSRGQIHWHQLSWREDRQPHQLLHEAREDGCEEEEYAARLSQW from the exons ATGGCATTTCCTTGCTTGTTTCCCTATGGAAAGGGTGATTTCCACATAAACCGTCCGATGACGTGTCCCACACTGCATAACTGGGCAGAGCACCTGCTGTGGTACCAAGACGGAAGGTTTGCGAGGCATAAAGTCTGGAAGTTTGTTGTCCACAATATGATCATGAGGAAGCGTGCCCTGGAGCAGAGCCGGTTCTTTGTTGATCAGCAACTTGGTGACCCACACATAACTGTTGCAGACCTGCAAGAGCGACTTGCGAGAGGTGACACTTTTACCGACAAGTTGTTGTATTTTGGCGCAAATCTGCGTGGTAAAGCTCAGTACTGGCACCAGAGACGCAGAGAGCTTCGTGCCCTTGTGGAGTTCATGGTCAATGAGAAGCATGGGTTGccttcatttttcatgactggaAGCTGTGCCGAGTTTTACTTTCCTCCTCTTAGAAGGCTACTGGAAGAGTACATCTTGCAGACCAAAGGCGAAGAA TTTGCCAAGTCCCGCGGTCAAATTCATTGGCACCAACTCAGCTGGAGGGAAGACAGGCAACCACATCAGCTATTGCATGAAGCTCGTGAAGATGGTTGCGAAGAGGAAGAATATGCAGCTAGACTTAGTCAGTGG
- the LOC140932839 gene encoding uncharacterized protein, which yields MTALHPAGNEEEGQPRKNLWPPPEGTAEPISDDRDPLVKMLMQIAATQDAILEDHLLLVNRVGLHSCSDYCLRTPRHPEQGLQPRERVRRMEFGSEFHPGKKVHSNPEIVEDHNGAPRLEMPRDHPRVVQHSRYQLQSWRANGDVSLILSNSPPDNPSTDDIIAIIDYVCGYACKDSEPTGATSDLFKDMVNAVDAADADQVTGKSMCAKMLIKTVGRRDISGPEASFELSGLALWRCSRPFTYLSMSGSRRLERDGETATRSTPLDKYLARPRDERCSWYHFASRNGNVPVVSGGSTHATWPLNEDYCRTMLLLHWPSWFDIQEVKGDAESWIDRFKDFFASDDCPTFVKAQVAKARRFADHPQEPVFEEDEEDDAVEAEEQPDWVGVYAGQNQIYEGVERDFDYDDGGEDYDWSSTRIILPEGEDPTKWLHESIKADDEQQTESADLDLPQVCPLSLNENQKAIVSLVLLALYNFVENTEYYHPLRLVVSGTAGTAKSYVIKCLQRLVRQVFEANDAIQVITPTGNAAYLVHGSTAHSFLGVPTGGRSGNELTVPTGPLLEKIQKKCENLKVLVGDERSMFGRTTMGWMEQHARYAVNKGANADELWGGIPVAVFMGDDVQLPPVCDISVYTSDCRSAPSNHGRLVWTMFDSAVELTQIIRQNESEQQLRDVLVSLRNYTTTPQQIHWLQQFQWHNLRMSHGPELFARMDEQGLYVFPTHRLEWQRNKTKLLECNRQPNHPVAKIKAVDNGGHAMKANSNKAGGLLPLLYLCRDSKVMLVVNLKADWGLYNGAVGTVVDIVYKDGRRPTDDPAPLPDVVLVRFPGYRGPPYINEDLTVVPIVPVSRSTECACRCKRLQVPLRLAWGTTIHKCQGMTVGTGEAFRYVVVHPGDHGFEARNPGALFVALSRAKSAGREGRDPDFAFHEDVLINNDRFRPVDTPTTRARAVEIERLHVLATQSRQRRVLAPAYREETFLRLVEWAQSQSHH from the coding sequence ATGACAGCATTACATCCAGCTGGCAATGAGGAAGAAGGGCAGccaagaaaaaacctctggccACCACCTGAGGGAACGGCTGAGCCCATATCAGATGATAGGGATCCCTTAGTTAAGATGCTAATGCAGATCGCTGCAACACAAGATGCAATACTGGAGGATCATTTGCTTTTAGTAAACAGGGTTGGACTCCACAGTTGCTCTGATTACTGCTTGAGAACTCCTCGCCATCCGGAGCAAGGACTGCAGCCGAGAGAACGTGTACGTCGGATGGAGTTTGGAAGCGAGTTCCACCCAGGGAAAAAAGTGCACAGTAATCCCGAAATTGTGGAAGATCATAATGGAGCTCCCCGCCTGGAGATGCCTCGTGACCATCCACGTGTGGTTCAGCATTCTCGTTATCAGTTACAATCATGGAGAGCAAATGGGGATGTAAGCTTGATTCTTTCCAATTCCCCTCCAGACAATCCTAGCACTGATGATATCATAGCCATAATCGACTATGTGTGTGGATATGCTTGCAAAGATAGCGAACCCACTGGTGCAACTTCTGATCTCTTTAAGGACATGGTAAATGCTGTTGATGCAGCTGATGCAGACCAAGTGACAGGTAAGTCAATGTGTGCTAAGATGCTGATAAAGACCGTCGGAAGACGAGACATCAGTGGACCGGAGGCATCCTTTGAGCTGAGTGGCCTAGCACTTTGGCGATGTAGCCGTCCATTTACCTATTTGTCAATGTCGGGGTCAAGGAGACTTGAACGTGATGGTGAAACTGCAACTCGCAGCACCCCACTGGATAAGTACCTTGCACGACCAAGAGATGAGCGATGTTCTTGGTACCACTTTGCATCGAGGAACGGTAATGTCCCTGTTGTAAGTGGTGGTTCTACACACGCAACATGGCCACTGAATGAGGACTACTGTAGGACTATGCTCCTGCTACACTGGCCAAGCTGGTTTGACATCCAAGAAGTGAAGGGGGATGCTGAATCTTGGATTGATCGCTTTAAGGACTTTTTTGCAAGTGATGACTGTCCAACATTTGTAAAGGCCCAAGTTGCTAAGGCACGGCGTTTTGCAGACCACCCACAAGAACCAGTATTTGAAGAGGATGAGGAAGATGATGCTGTCGAAGCAGAAGAACAACCAGACTGGGTGGGTGTATATGCAGGGCAGAACCAAATATATGAGGGTGTAGAGAGGGACtttgattatgatgatggtgGGGAGGACTATGACTGGAGCAGTACCCGTATCATTCTTCCTGAAGGAGAAGACCCAACAAAATGGCTTCATGAAAGTATTAAAGCAGATGATGAACAGCAGACAGAAAGTGCAGACCTTGATTTACCTCAGGTGTGTCCATTATCTCTAAATGAAAATCAGAAAGCCATAGTGAGTCTAGTTTTGCTTGCCCTGTAcaactttgttgaaaacacTGAATATTACCATCCTCTGCGGCTTGTTGTCTCTGGAACTGCTGGTACAGCAAAGTCGTATGTCATCAAGTGTCTCCAGAGGTTAgtgcggcaagtttttgaagCCAATGATGCAATACAGGTGATAACTCCAACGGGGAATGCTGCCTATCTTGTTCACGGCAGTACAGCTCACAGTTTTCTTGGAGTACCAACAGGTGGAAGGTCTGGCAATGAGTTGACTGTACCTACAGGTCCcttactagagaaaattcagaaaaagtgCGAAAATCTGAAAGTCCTGGTTGGTGATGAGCGATCAATGTTTGGACGTACAACAATGGGCTGGATGGAACAGCATGCACGTTATGCAGTGAACAAAGGAGCCAATGCAGATGAGTTATGGGGAGGGATTCCTGTGGCAGTGTTTATGGGAGATGATGTTCAGCTTCCTCCCGTGTGTGACATCTCCGTGTACACCTCAGATTGTCGTAGTGCACCATCTAACCACGGTCGCTTGGTTTGGACAATGTTTGATAGTGCTGTTGAGCTTACTCAGATTATACGGCAGAATGAATCTGAACAGCAGCTGAGAGACGTGCTGGTGTCACTAAGAAATTATACGACAACACCCCAACAAATCCACTGGCTACAACAGTTTCAATGGCACAATCTCCGCATGTCGCATGGCCCAGAACTCTTTGCTAGGATGGATGAGCAAGGACTGTATGTATTTCCTACGCACCGTCTTGAATGGCAGCGTAATAAAACAAAGCTGCTTGAGTGTAACAGACAGCCAAACCACCCAGTGGCAAAGATCAAGGCAGTTGACAATGGCGGACATGCAATGAAGGCCAACAGTAATAAGGCGGGAGGATTGTTACCTCTACTGTATCTTTGCCGTGACAGCAAAGTCATGCTGGTGGTTAACTTAAAGGCTGATTGGGGTTTGTACAATGGGGCAGTAGGCACAGTCGTAGATATTGTTTACAAAGATGGCCGCAGACCTACTGATGATCCTGCTCCTCTACCTGATGTGGTTCTGGTGAGGTTTCCAGGATACAGGGGGCCACCATACATTAATGAAGATCTGACAGTTGTGCCAATTGTACCGGTAAGTCGTTCCACTGAATGCGCATGCCGATGCAAGCGTCTGCAGGTTCCATTGCGACTGGCATGGGGAACAACAATCCACAAATGCCAAGGGATGACTGTGGGCACCGGAGAAGCATTCAGGTATGTAGTGGTTCACCCTGGGGACCATGGCTTTGAAGCCAGAAACCCAGGAGCTCTATTTGTGGCATTGTCAAGAGCAAAATCGGCAGGTAGGGAAGGAAGAGATcctgattttgcttttcatgAGGATGTTCTGATAAACAATGACAGATTCAGACCTGTGGACACTCCAACTACAAGAGCTAGAGCAGTGGAGATTGAGAGACTGCATGTCTTAGCAACTCAGAGTCGACAGAGAAGGGTGTTAGCCCCAGCATATAGGGAGGAAACATTTCTCAGACTCGTAGAGTGGGCTCAATCACAAAGTCATCATTGA